A portion of the Vicinamibacteria bacterium genome contains these proteins:
- a CDS encoding diguanylate cyclase: MLGLVVVAATLPTALVGTSSYLAARKTLNEKLSDQLNSRASLNAARIIEWHQERRQDARVFAGSTIVVAHMARPREGKEWIGAYLQEVQGRYRVYRALAVLDPTGELVASAGSLDDLDVDRIANEPVGAGSTLDWGFRGAYLWVQSPIFGEDGRVLGRIALVCDFESLRELIGSGETVERLRITTDSHRLVFAHPRDPDPGTDFPGRLIEDGRIAELRDGRGEVALGVSHSLQAMDLQEPLRLTVTTDWDVAFASVTELRRRVLLLSAVAVVLVVALAYGLVLTLTDPLERLALRAHGVARGDYGSDLPVKSRDEIGYLTEVFNQMAATLKASHQHLERLSTTDELTQLINRRELRKALAEELHKAMVSNSPLTILMIDIDHFKAYNDRYGHLRGDGLLEKLGAYLRVSVPMGARAARYGGEEFLVLLPDMAAEQGVAVAEMLRTGFQENVVPEHVTLSLGVAAWWRDGRTAAELIDAADRALYEAKRRGRNRVEVAGAVSAMRKSGRARTSAAS, encoded by the coding sequence GTGCTGGGCCTCGTGGTCGTGGCCGCTACCTTGCCCACGGCTCTCGTCGGCACCTCGTCCTACCTGGCCGCACGCAAGACACTCAATGAGAAGCTCTCGGACCAGTTGAACTCGCGGGCGTCTCTGAACGCAGCCAGGATCATCGAATGGCACCAGGAGCGCCGGCAGGACGCTCGGGTGTTCGCGGGCTCGACCATCGTCGTCGCTCACATGGCCCGCCCCCGCGAAGGCAAGGAGTGGATCGGCGCCTATCTTCAGGAAGTTCAGGGGCGTTATCGAGTGTATCGAGCCCTGGCCGTTCTCGATCCTACGGGTGAACTGGTGGCATCGGCCGGATCGCTGGACGACCTGGATGTCGATCGCATCGCCAACGAGCCAGTCGGGGCTGGCTCGACTCTGGATTGGGGCTTCCGGGGTGCCTATCTGTGGGTCCAGAGCCCCATCTTCGGCGAGGATGGTCGGGTTCTCGGCCGAATCGCGCTGGTCTGCGACTTCGAATCCCTGCGGGAGTTGATTGGCAGCGGTGAGACGGTCGAGCGACTGCGTATCACGACCGACTCCCATCGTCTGGTGTTCGCCCACCCTCGAGATCCGGATCCCGGCACCGATTTTCCCGGAAGACTCATCGAGGACGGCCGCATCGCGGAGCTGCGCGACGGTCGAGGAGAAGTCGCCCTTGGAGTATCTCACTCCCTTCAGGCGATGGATCTGCAGGAGCCGTTGCGTCTCACGGTGACCACCGACTGGGACGTGGCTTTCGCCTCGGTCACCGAGCTACGTAGGCGTGTTCTCCTGTTGAGCGCGGTTGCCGTGGTGCTGGTTGTCGCGCTGGCCTACGGTCTCGTCCTGACCCTCACGGATCCTCTCGAGCGACTCGCTCTCCGCGCCCACGGGGTTGCCCGGGGCGACTATGGTTCCGATCTTCCGGTAAAGAGTCGAGACGAGATCGGATATCTCACCGAGGTATTCAATCAGATGGCGGCGACTCTGAAGGCGAGTCACCAGCATCTGGAGAGGCTTTCGACGACCGATGAGCTGACTCAGCTCATCAACCGCCGGGAGCTGCGAAAAGCGCTTGCCGAGGAGCTGCACAAAGCCATGGTGAGCAACAGCCCCCTCACGATCCTCATGATCGACATCGATCACTTCAAGGCGTACAACGATCGGTACGGGCACCTTCGCGGTGATGGCCTTCTCGAGAAGCTCGGCGCCTACCTCCGGGTGAGCGTCCCCATGGGGGCGAGAGCGGCACGCTATGGGGGTGAGGAGTTTCTCGTGCTTCTTCCCGACATGGCGGCGGAACAGGGCGTCGCCGTTGCCGAGATGCTCCGGACAGGTTTCCAGGAGAACGTCGTTCCCGAGCATGTGACCTTGAGCTTGGGAGTGGCTGCCTGGTGGCGCGACGGGAGGACCGCCGCCGAGCTCATCGATGCCGCCGATCGCGCTCTTTATGAGGCCAAGCGGCGAGGCCGGAATCGCGTCGAGGTGGCGGGCGCCGTCTCCGCTATGAGGAAGTCCGGAAGAGCCAGGACCTCGGCCGCCTCCTGA
- a CDS encoding SH3 domain-containing protein has product MSPSLASRFVLGLGLIASILACGGKAKPSHPMPVTNSPPPGVSDERERELIAETEALRESLSAYEAENTDLRGSLTQRTQDLTSLEEQNATLELELAIALEELIRSQSNVKNVQSRAFAVSRIAEVRVELESFGGRKDSTLRDRLERAESFLERADQALKENNVGGAAYLAVRAGELVRQARTVSEIRRRESIDIVPIVPPRPIEVQKTANLRRGPSIQTDRVGLVEIGTKLEAVGRLGEWYQVRSSEGRIVWIHGSLVE; this is encoded by the coding sequence TTGTCCCCGTCGCTCGCGTCGAGGTTCGTCCTCGGTCTCGGCCTGATAGCTTCGATCCTGGCGTGCGGCGGCAAGGCGAAGCCATCCCACCCGATGCCGGTCACGAACAGCCCGCCGCCGGGAGTCTCGGACGAACGCGAACGGGAGCTGATCGCGGAGACCGAGGCTCTTCGTGAGTCGCTCTCGGCCTACGAAGCGGAAAACACCGATCTGCGCGGCTCACTGACGCAGCGGACCCAGGACCTGACTTCCCTCGAGGAGCAGAATGCCACCCTCGAGCTCGAGCTCGCGATCGCGCTCGAAGAGCTCATTCGCTCCCAGTCGAACGTCAAGAATGTCCAGAGCCGGGCGTTCGCCGTGTCACGCATCGCCGAGGTTCGCGTCGAGCTCGAGTCATTCGGCGGCAGGAAGGACTCCACGCTCCGCGATCGGCTCGAGCGCGCCGAGAGCTTCCTCGAGCGTGCCGATCAAGCGCTCAAGGAGAACAACGTCGGCGGAGCCGCCTATCTGGCGGTGCGAGCGGGCGAGCTCGTTCGACAGGCCCGAACCGTCTCCGAGATTCGGCGCCGTGAATCCATCGATATCGTACCCATCGTTCCACCCCGTCCCATCGAGGTCCAGAAGACGGCCAATCTTCGGAGAGGGCCATCGATTCAGACCGATCGCGTCGGATTGGTGGAAATCGGCACGAAGCTCGAGGCGGTGGGAAGACTGGGCGAGTGGTACCAGGTCCGAAGCTCGGAAGGGCGGATCGTCTGGATTCACGGAAGCCTCGTGGAGTGA